One genomic window of Bos taurus isolate L1 Dominette 01449 registration number 42190680 breed Hereford chromosome Y, ARS-UCD2.0, whole genome shotgun sequence includes the following:
- the LOC132344623 gene encoding melanoma antigen preferentially expressed in tumors has protein sequence MWPKFHQRMYLQDSFRSRFTMGVRAPPRLLELASQSLLQNEALAIVALEELPTELFPPLFMAAFAGRHTQALKAMVQAWPFPCLPLGALMKDHQPHLETFQAVLDSLDILLGQEVRPRRWKLQVLDLRQNTHQDFWTLWSGIKASVCSLLEPEPAQPMQKRCKVEAQVVLKPAQAPVEVLVDLCLKEDTLDETISYLLKKAKQRRSLLHLRCQKLRIFTMPMQSIRRILKVVQLDSIQDLEVNCIWKLATLGRFVPHLGRMGNLRRLLLSRIHILPRTTPDQEEHFIDQLTIQFLNLPHLQKLYLDSISFLEGRLHQVLRCLKTPLETLWITNCLISESDLAYLSQCPSVSQLKDLGLSGVNLTSLSLEPLKVLIEWTSATLQDLDLDECGIMDSQFSALLPALSCCSQLTTFSFCGNPISMAVLESLLHHTMGLSKLSHVLYPSPLESYEDVRGTLHLGLLAQLHARLKRLLCESGRSSMVWVSASPCPHCGEQIFYDTEPILCPCYMPA, from the exons ATGTGGCCCAAATTTCACCAACGAATGTACCTTCAG GACTCGTTCCGGAGTAGATTCACGATGGGCGTCCGGGCACCACCCAGACTTCTTGAGCTGGCCAGCCAGAGCCTGCTGCAGAATGAGGCCTTGGCCATTGTGGCTCTGGAGGAGCTGCCCACTGAACTCTTCCCACCGCTGTTTATGGCAGCCTTTGCTGGGAGGCACACCCAGGCCCTGAAGGCGATGGTGCAGGCCTggcccttcccctgcctcccactgGGAGCCCTGATGAAGGACCACCAGCCTCATCTGGAGACCTTCCAGGCTGTACTCGACAGCTTGGACATCCTGCTTGGTCAGGAGGTCCGCCCCAG GCGGTGGAAGCTACAGGTGCTGGACTTGCGCCAGAACACCCACCAGGACTTCTGGACCCTGTGGTCTGGCATCAAGGCCAGTGTTTGCTCGCTGCTGGAGCCCGAGCCAGCCCAGCCCATGCAGAAGAGGTGCAAGGTGGAGGCGCAGGTGGTACTGAAGCCGGCGCAGGCCCCTGTGGAGGTGCTGGTCGATCTGTGCCTCAAGGAGGACACGCTGGATGAGACCATCAGCTACCTGCTAAAGAAGGCCAAGCAAAGGAGGAGCCTGCTGCACCTCCGCTGCCAGAAGCTGAGAATCTTCACCATGCCCATGCAGAGCATCAGGAGGAtcctgaaggtggtgcagctggacTCCATCCAGGACCTGGAGGTGAACTGCATCTGGAAGCTGGCCACACTGGGCAGGTTTGTGCCACACCTGGGACGGATGGGCAACCTGCGCCGGCTGCTGCTGTCGCGCATCCACATATTGCCACGCACCACCCCCGACCAGGAGGAGCACTTCATCGACCAGCTCACCATCCAGTTCCTGAACCTGCCCCACCTGCAGAAGCTCTACCTGGACTCCATCTCCTTCCTTGAGGGCCGCCTGCACCAGGTGCTCAG GTGCCTGAAGACCCCTCTGGAGACCCTGTGGATCACCAACTGCCTGATTTCGGAGTCAGATCTGGCGTACCTGTCACAGTGCCCGAGCGTCAGCCAGCTGAAGGACCTGGGCCTCAGCGGGGTCAACCTGACCAGCCTCAGCTTGGAGCCCCTGAAGGTCCTGATTGAGTGGACTTCAGCCACCCTGCAGGACCTGGACCTGGATGAGTGTGGCATCATGGACTCCCAGTTCAGTGCCCTCCTGCCAGCCCTGAGTTGCTGCTCCCAGCTCACCACCTTCAGCTTCTGCGGCAACCCCATCTCCATGGCAGTGCTGGAGAGCCTGCTGCACCACACCATGGGGCTGAGCAAGCTGAGCCACGTGCTGTACCCCTCACCCCTGGAGAGCTATGAGGATGTGCGTGGCACCCtgcacctgggtctcctggctCAGCTGCATGCCCGGCTCAAGCGGCTGCTGTGTGAGTCTGGGCGGTCCAGCATGGTCTGGGTCAGTGCCAGCCCCTGTCCACACTGCGGTGAGCAGATCTTCTATGACACCGAGCCCATCCTGTGTCCCTGCTACATGCCCGCCTAG